The Streptomyces pratensis genomic interval AATTCGCGCGCGAGCGCGGCGATCTTCCGGTCCGCCTCGTCCGCCCGGCCGTGGACGGAGACGTTCAGCGCGTCCATGGTCCGCCGCACCTCGGCCAGTGCCAGGTACTGCTCCTCCGCCTTCGTCTCCAGGACCCTCGCACCGTCGTGGAGGTGCCCGACGCGCTCGCGCAGTTCCATTACGTCGTCACGCGGGAACGTCACGTCCTTGACGAGTGTGCCCAGCCGCCGTCGCAGCTGTCCGAAGTAGGCTCCCGCAGGCCGGAAGACCGTACTGAGCAGGAAGAACCCGGCGAACCAGTAACCCGTGACCTCGCCGGTGGCGGCTGTGACCGCCACGACCAGCGCCCCTGTCAGGACATGGCCGCCCACGGCCACCCGGAGCATCGTCCGCGCGATCCGGGCCGCTTCCACGTCCCGCTCCTTCGGCACCTCCAGGCCCTTCCCGCGGCTCACGCCGATCTCGGCCAGTACGGTGTGCGCCCGGAAGTACAGGTTCCACGGAACCGTCAGCAGGACGAGCAGCCACAGCAGGCTCGCCACTCCCGCCGCCGCGCCCAGCAGCAGCGAGGCCGACATCCCGGACGCGTAGGCCAGCACCAGTGCTCCGGCCAGTACCGCCGCCGCGAGCACCGCCCCCACGAACCGTCCCATGGCCGTCCCCCTCCACCTCGTCCCGAAGCGTTCCCGCGAACGGGTCCCCCGCCGTGCCCAGCGCCTGCTCGGCCTCATCGTCCTGGTACCGGGGGACCGGGACATGAGTACGCGTACTCAACGGGCAGGCGCCGGGACGGGGTCCGGCGGGCCGGGGATCAGCGTCCGGACTGCAGCGCGGTCCAGGTGGCGGGGCCGACGCTTCCGTCGACCGACAGGCTCCGCGTGCTCTGGTAGTCGCGGACGGCCTTGTCCGTGTTGGCGCCGAAGGCCCCGTCGGCGGTCACGGTTCTGCCCAGCGCCGCGGTGAGAGCCCGCTGTACCCGCTTCACCGCGTCACCCGAGGCACCCGTGACGAGTACCGGTGTGGTGCCGGCCGAGAGCAGCGCGGTCCAGGTCTTCGGGCCGACCATGCCGTCGGCGCCGAGACCACGCGCGGTCTGGAACGTCCGTACGGCGCTCTCGGTGGTGGAGCCGAAGATGCCGTCCGCGGCGCCCGCCTCGTAACCCTGCTGGTTGAGCAGTGTCTGGACGGCCTTGACCTGGGGGCCGGTCGAGCCCTTCTTCTGCGTGGAGTACGACCCGAAGCTCAGCCCGTCGGCCCCGCTGGCGGAGCCACCGACGAGCTGCATGTAGTAGGCCCAGTTCCAGTTGGTCCCCGGGTCGGTGTGGTCGTTGCCGGGGGCCTCGCTGTGCCCGATGACGTGCGCGCGGTCCTTGGGGATGCCGTACCGGTCGCACAGGTACTTCGTCAGGGCCGCCGATGAGCGGTACATCGTGTCGGTGAACCACGAGGGGTCGTCGACGAAGCCCTCGTGCTCGATGCCGAGCGACGAGGCGTTCGCGCTCTTGGCGTGGTACGCGGTGTCCTTGTCGCGCACCATCTGGGTGATCTGGCCGTCCGATGAGCGGACCACGTAGTGGGAGCTGACCTTCGACGTCGCGTTCTGGAACCAGCTGATGGTCCCGGCGTACGAGCCCTGCGTGACGTGGACGACCACCTTGTCCACCGTCGCCGTACGGCCCGTCGCGAAGTTGGCGGAGTTCGCCGCCACCCAGAGCGCCGACGGGTAGTCAGGGCTCGGGGCGGCCGCCTCGGACTGCGCGAGGGCGCCCTTCTCGGGCGACACCGGGCGGGAGGTGACGGTGATCCGCTCGCCTCCGGCGACTGTTGCCCGCAGCCCCTGCGCGAGGAAGGTGTAGACGGTGTCCGCGTAGAGGGCGGCGGTGGCGCCCGCGGCCCCGCTGTAGCGGGCGACGGCCGGATACCAGGCGTCGATGTCCGCCCGTTCGGTCCCGTCCAGGCCCAGTGTGTCGGCGTGGTTCCGCAGCACCGCCGCGCCGCCCAGGATGTTCGCCGCGGTGTCCTTGCGCAGATCGGCCGTGGACTTGCCCGTCAGCGTCGCGGCCTTCTCCAAGGAGTGGTTGGACGGGTTGCTGACGAGGTGCATCACGCCGTAGCCGTTGTCCTGGCTGGGGCGCCCGGCGTGTCCGTTCAGGTGCGTCTCGCCGTAGCCGACGGCGGCGAGCAGGTCGCGCGGTACGTCGAATTTCTCGGCGGCCCGTTCGAAGGCCTGATTCATGGGGTCCGCAGTGGGGGCGGCGCCGGCCGGGGCGCCGGTGGCGACGAGGGCGGTGACGGTGAGAGAGGCCAGAACGGCTGCGTGGCCTCGGGCGTGGCCTGCGGGGCGTCGGGGCATACCTGCTCCAGGTCTGTGGGGGAGAGGGAGGCCGCCGGACCGGTTGGGGGTGGGCCGAGGGCCGCTGAGCCCGCACAGGCTATCTATCTGCTCAGGGCATGACAATGACGCCTTCGCGTGTCCAACTCCCTTTCACTCCAATGGAGTTGAAGCTTCCGGTCGGGGTCGCTCCGGTGGGCCCGTGGGGCCCCTCCGGAGGACCGAAGGAGCCTCTCCGGAGGGGCGATGCCCCGCCGCGTCCGGTGGGCCGGGGCGGGCAGGCCGGCTGGTGGCCCGGTAGGGCCGTCACCCCCTCGGAGGGTGACGGTGTGCGGGTGCGGCTACCAGCGGTCCCGGTGGATGACATCGGCCACCGGCCGTCGGCGGACCGGCCCGAAGTTGCCCTGCGGCCACCCCACCGGAATGGCGGCGAAGGTGTGCGTGTCCGAGGGGATGCCGAGGGCCTTCTTCCACTCCTGCTCCAGCATCAGGTGCCAGATGGTGAGGTTGGCCGCGAGCCCCAGCGCCCGCGCCGCGAGCAGGACGTTCTGGACGCCGGGATAGACGCAGGAGCCCTCCGCGAGGGCCTGGAAGCGGGTCTGCGTGTTCGCCATGTGGTCGAGGCCCGCCGGGCCGAGCGACTCCGCGTAGACGCCCAGGCCCTCCTCGTCGAACTGCGGCTCCGGGAACTTGTAACAGGGGATGATCAGTGCCGGTGTGTCGGCGAAGTGGTCGCGCTGGTGCTCGATCGCCGCCACCATCCGCCCGTACGCCGCGCCGTCCATGCCCTTCGGCGCGTGCTTGCCGGTCGTCGCGAGGTAGGCGTCCACACACCGCTTCCAGAGCGGGGCCAGCTCGGCCATCACCGCGCGGTCGGTGACGACCACGTACTCGTAGCACTGCATGTTGCCGCCGCTCGGCCCCCAGACGGCTGCCTGGATGAGCTGGTCGATCGTCTCGTCCGGGACGGCGTCCGGCTTGAGGCGGCGCATGGCACGCATGGTGGCCATGGTCGGGAAGAGGGCGGGCCCGTCGGGGGCGGGGGCGTCGGCGTACACCGTTTCGAATGTCATGATCGCGGAGTTTACGGCTCAAGCCCCCTCACGGGGAGCCCTGTTGGTGCCTCGGCTCCCCGTGGTCCGGCGCAGGTCAGCGTCGTCGGAGCCGGACCACCGGGATGTCGCGGTCCGTCCGCGCCCGGTATTCGGCGTACCGGGGGAAGACCTCCACCAGATGAGGCCACACCCGCTCCTTCTCCTCGGGGGAGAGCGTCTCGGCGAGGGCGGGGAAGCGCTCCGTGCCGACCCGGACGTCCACCGCGGGTCCGGCCAGCAGATTCAGATACCAGAGGGGGTGGCGGTCCGAGCCGCCGTTCGACCCGACGATGAGGTAGTCGTCGCCGTCCCGCCCGTACATCAGAACCGTCCGGCGCACCGCACCGCTGCGCCGGCCGACGTAGTCCAGCAGCAGGCAGGGCACCCCGAGCTGGGTGGTGCCCTTCGTCCCGCCCGAGGACTCGTACAACTCCGCCTGCGCTGCAACCCACTTGGCCGGGCTGGTTCGTACCGCCCCGTCGTGCTGCTCCGTCGCCACAGCTGCTCGTCCTCCGGTAGGTCCTCATGTCCGTACGTCCGTACCCATCGTGTCACCCGTTGCCGCGGCGCGCCGGAATCGCACACCTGGCCGTTCCCCCACCGCACGGGGGAACGGGGTCGGGAACAGCGGCCGCGAAGGCGTATAAAGGGTCCCTCCCGAGCAGCCGGCGTCCCCGATGGCCATCTCACCCCCCACGCGGCCGGCGTCACCGCGTACCGAGAGCGGAGGAGCGTCCCCATGAGCACCTCGGAAGAGATCAGCGCCTTGCTCGTCACCAGGTTCGGAACCGATCCGGAAACCATCCGGCCCGAGGTGCCGCTCCGGCAGCTGCGGCTGGACTCGCTCGCCCTCGAGGAACTCCGGCTCCTCATCGAGGACCGGATGGACGTCGATCTCGAGGACGTCGTCCTGTCCTCGCGCGACACCGTCGCCCACCTGGTCGAGGCCGTGCGCAGCAAGGTCGGCGCGTGACGGGCCGGGGGCCGTTCGCGCGCAGGTCCGCCCGGCCGGGCATCGAGCCGTTCAGCGCCGCGGTCACCGGCATCGGCCTGGTCACCGCCGCCGGCGTGGGAGTCGAGGACGCGTGGCACGGCGTGTGCGGCACGGCGGCCGCCCCCTCGGTACCGCATCTGCCGGAACTCGACGGGCTGCCCTGCGACTTCATGTACACCGTCGAAGCCCTGGACACGAAGGCCGTCCTGGGCGTGGCCGCCCAGCGGCTGATGGACCGCTTCTCGCAGCTCGCCGTGATCGCCGCCCGCGAGGCGGTCGCGGACGCCGGACTCGACCCCGCCGTCTGGGACAGCGGACGGGTCGCCGTCGTCATCGGCTCCGCCCACGGCGGCCTGCCCTTCTACGACGAACAGCACACCACCCTCACCGAGCGCGGTGCGCGGCGCGTCTCCCCGAAGCTCGCCCCGCTGAGCGTCGTCAACGGCGCCGCCAGCAGCGTCGCCATGGACCTCGGCGTGCACGGCCCGAGCCAGGCCGTGTCCACGGCGTGCTCGTCCGGCACCGTGGCCATCGGCACGGCCCACCAGATGCTCCGCACCGGGGCCTGCGACATCGTCGTCGCGGGGGGTGCCGAATCGGTCCGCTCCCGGCTCCTGATCGCCAGTGCCTGCCAGATGCGGGCCGTCTCCACCCGCCGCGACGACCCACGGGCCGCCTGCCGTCCCTTCGACACGCACCGCGACGGCTTCGTCGTCGGGGAGGGCGCCGGCCTCCTCGTCATGGAACGTCCCGAGCACGCCCGAGCCCGCGGCGCCGTCGTCCGCGCCCGTGTCGCCGGCTACGGAGCTTCGAGCGACGCCCACTCCGCCGTCGCGCCCGACCCCGACGGCCTCGGCATCGAACGGGCGCTGCGCACCGCCCTGGCCGACGCGGACATCGACGCCGTGGACATCGGCCATGTCAACGCCCACGGGACGTCGACCGTCGCCAACGACCTCATCGAGGCGACCATGCTGCGCCGCGTCCTCGGCGCACACCCCCTCGTGACGTCCACGAAGGCCATGACGGGGCACACCCTGGGGGCCGCGGGCGGCATCGAGACGGCGCTGACCGTCCTCGCGCTCCAGCACCAACTCGTCCCGCCGACCGTCAACCTGGACGCGCCCGACCCCGCGATCCCGGTCGAGGTGGTGAGCAAGGAGGCCAGGCCCGCCGGGTTCGACTGCGCCGTCAAGACCTCGCTCGGTTTCGGCGGACACAACGCCGCACTCGTGCTCACCAGGGCCTGACGGGAAGCGAGGAGCATCGTGCCCGAGGAGATCATCCGTTCCCTGACCGTGGACGGACTGCGTTACGGCTATCGCCTGCTGCCCCGTGTCCCGGGCTCCGGCGGACCGGTCACCGAGCCCGTCGTCGTGCTCGGCGGCGCGCTGCAGGGCATGTTCGGCTGGCCGCAGATGGACGACCATCTGGGCCCGGTGGCCGATGTGGTGACCGCCGACCTGCCCGGCATGGGCACGGCCGACCCCCTGCCGTCCGGCCCCAGTGCCCCGGTCCTGCGCGAGGCCCTCACCGGGATCATCGACGACCTGGGCGCCTCCCGGATCAACCTCTTCGGCTACTCCTACGGCGCCGCCGTCGCCTTCGGCTGCGCGCAGCACGACCCGGGGCGCATCGCCCGGCTCGTCCTCGGCGGTGTCCCCACCCACATCGATGAGGACCGGCGGACCCACTGGCACCGGGCGACGAGGGCGCTCGCCGACGGAGACGCGGAGGGCTTCGCGACGCTGGCCGCCGACGGGCTGATGTGCCTTGACCCGCAACGGCCCGTGCACCGCAGGGAACTCGCCCGCCGCTACGTGCGGCGCTCCTTCCTCCACGCTGTCGCGCACTCGCCGCACGCCGCCGATTCGCTGCGGCGGGCACTGGGGGACCGGCCGGACTTCTCCGGCGGGCTGTCGGGCGTGCCGTCCCTGGTCTTCGCGGGGGAACACGACACGGTGACCCCGCCGGAGCTCCAGCGGGAGTTCGCCGGGACGATCGAGGGCAGCCGCTTCCGCACGCTGCCGGAATCGGACCACTGGGTCGTGCTGGAGCGGGCGGACGAGGTCGCCGCCCTCGTGACCCGATTCTTCACGGACCGGCCGCTCGATCAAATGCCCGTGGACCGGCCGCGCGATCAGGCCTCCACGGACCGGCCGCGCGATCAGGCCGAGGCCCGGTTCCCGCACCAGGCGCGGACCGGCGGTGCCGTTCCGGCGGACACCGCACCGGCACGGCCTCCGTACCCGGGTTCACCCGCACCACGGTGAGCCACCGGCCGGGGTGGCGGCGCCTCCGGCCGGTGGCTCACCGTGGGTGTCAGTGCCGGTGGCCCCCGCCCTTCACGTCGATCCGCACGATCTGCGGGTCGTGGTCGCTCGCCTGGTCGGCGAACTCCGCGTTGATGTGCACCACGTCGTAGTCGAAGCGACGGATCGCGGGGCTGGTCAGGATGTGGTCCAGCGTCTGCGAGTTGCCGTCGTAGACATAGCTGTACTGCTCGCCCACGGGCAGGGTGGTGATCAGAGGCCTGAGCACCCTGCCACTGGTCAGCGCCTCCATCGTGGGGGAGAAGGCGAAGTCGTTCAGGTCGCCGAGCGTGACGACCCGGGCGGACCTGTCGGCCTTCAGCAGCGAGGTGACGAAGGTGTTGACCTCCGCCGCCTGACGCACCCGCTGCGTCTCCGAGCTGCGTACCGGCTCCTGGTAGCGGGCGTGCAGAGGCTGGTCGCCGCCCTTGGACGCGAAGTGGTTGGCGATCACGAAGACCGCCTCGCCGCGGAAGCGGAACTCGCCCACCAGCGGCTTGCGGCTGCTGTCCCAGGCCGTACTCGTGGGGTTGACCCGCCCGGGCGAGACCGAGAGGGCCGCGCCCTTCTTCGTCTTCACCGCCTGCACGGCCGTGGTCGCGTCACCGCCCGCGCGGTCCACGAAGTCGACCCGCTCGGGGTTGAAGAGGAAGACGTTACGGATGTTGCCGCCGGGCTCGCCGCCGTCCCGGCCGTCCTGGGGTGCCACGTAGCGCCAGGAGTACCGGGGGCCGCCCGCCGCGACGATCGCGTCCGTGAAGCGCTTCAGCGTGGCCTCGGAACCCACGGTGCCGTCGTTCACCGCACCGTTGTCGTCCTGGATCTCCTCCAGGGACACGACGTCGGGGGAAGCCAGGCTGACCGCCACACCCTCGGCGAGGGTGTCGAACTTGTCCTGCTCGTCCGCGGCGTCGAGGTTCTCCACGTTGTAGGTGGCGACGGCGAGTTCCTTGCGCTTCTGCTTCCGCGTCACCTCGCGCTTCAGGCCGTTGTCCTTCAGCGTGCCCAGCTCGGTGGCCTGCACGTTGTAGCCGCCGAACGACGCGTAGTCGACGACACCCGTGGTCGAGCCGGACAGCACGTCGCCGACGTTCGCTTCCGGGACGGGCTGAGAGGTGTTCAGCGACATCACCTTGAGGCGGCCGGTGTTCTGGTCGTCGTAGGAGGCGTACAGGGTGCCGCCGCGACGGGTCGGGTTCTCCCTCGGCTTCACCGTCACCCAGACCTCGTCGTAGGCCGTCGTGGCGCCCGTGACCCGGGTGTCGGCCATCGTGACGCGGGAGCCCTCGAGCGACTCGTACAGATCCAGGGCGTAGGCCGCCGGGTCGAGGGCGAGGGCCTCGACCGAACCCCCGCCGGCCGTCGGCACGTAGCCGTCCGGCACCGAGGAGGCGTCGAGGACGACGGCCGCCGGCAGGGGGTTGCCCGAGGACAGGACCGTGGTCAGCGGGGCTGTGATCTGGGTGAGCGACTGCGCCCCGGTGGCCGGGTAGTACTCGGCGACCTTGCCGCTGACCAGCACGGAGTCGCCGACGGCGACGTTGGGGGCTGCCGAGCCGGTGTAGACGAACACGCCCTCGCTCGTGCGGGGGTCGGTGTCCGGAGCGGTGTCCTGGATCCAGAAGCCGCGCGACCCGGAGGTCCGTACGCCGGTGACGACGCCCGGGACCCCTGTGACCGGCTGTCCGGCGAGCGGGGAGAGCCGAGTCGTGCCCTGGATGTCGTGCACCCGCACCGTGCCGGGCTCGGTCGGCCCGCCGGGCTCGCCCGGTCCCGACCCGCCGGAGGTCTCGCCGGCCGCGTTGACGGGCGTCGGGGTGCCCGAGGCCAGGTCGGTGGCGTTGTCGTCGGTGTCCGCCAGGGACGTGCCGCGCGCCACGGAGGCGGTGGCGGAGGCACCCGTCACGGGGCCGCTGCCTTCCCGCACGACCGCCGAGCCGTAACCGACGAGGTCGACGATCCGGGTGTCGGCGGCGCATTCCGCCGCGGTTTTGCAGGTCAGCGGCGTGGTACCGGAGACGAGCGCGACGGTGCCGCTCGCCGCGGACATCGCGACCGTGCCGGTCGCGTCGGCGGCCGGCAGGGCCACCGTGCCACCGGTGCCCGCGGCCTGGGCCACGAGGTAGCGGCCACCCGGCGCGACGGCACCCGACAGCGCGGAGACCTGCCACAGCGATCCGGCGGAAGGGGTGCCCGGCAGGTACTGGACGCTGAAGCCGGACAGGCCGAAGGCGGTCCCGCCGGCGTTGGCCAGCTCGATGTAGTCACGGGTGAGCGTCGCGCCGGAGTTGCCTCCGCCGCCGTACACCTCGGAGATGACGGCCGACGACGACGGTGCCGCGAAGGCGGCGGGCAGCGCGGTCACCGAAAGGGTCACGGCGACGGCGCCGGCCAGCAGGGCGGAGCCGGGTCTGGCTATGTGCACGGGAACTGCCCCCAAATGTGTAGTGAGGGGCCAAAAGCTATGCGCGTAGACTCGTCGTGGCAAGAGACCCGAGGTTAATTCCGGGCGTCATTACCCCATCTCCGCCGCACAGTTCGGCGCCGTGCGAGGCCGGCCCCAGTTGCATCCGCACTCGCCTGCGCCCGCACACCTGCGAGCTCTCGTCCGCCCGCACACCTGCGAGCCCCCGCCCGCTCGTGGGCCGCGCGCCCGGCGCCGTCGAGGGCCGAGACGATCCGCCCGGTCCGTGCGATGCGGAGCGGCGGCGGCCGGCCGGTGTCCCGGGAGTCCACCATGCGGTCAGGTGTTTGACCGGTCGACGGCGCTCCGGATACGTTGCGTGACATGCAGCGATCCGCACACCTGACGACGCGAGGTCATGTCGACCTGAAGCGCGTGTGCTCCGCGGCGTGTCACCAGGGCTGAGCGCCCGAGTCCACGCGCCCAGGAGGATCCGACTCCTTCCCGGATCCGCGCAGGACGCCCCGTAAAGCGCCCCGTCGACGCACCGGCGGGACTCCCGCCGGTCCGATGAAGCCGGGACCGTCAGGAAGCCGCGTCTCCTCGGCACTTCCGCCGGATTCAGCAGGACGTCCGCGTACCGGATCTGTCAGGAGAACCCCCGTCCCCGGGGCGACCGCCTCCACGCCCGCTGCCATCGAGGACCTGGAAGACCTGTGACACGTCTGCCTGCGCCCACCCGCTCCCGGCCCCCGCGCCGCTCCGAGATCTCCTCGTCCGTACACGCGCGCCGCCCCTCAGGCACCGGTTCCGTGCTGGGCGCGATCCTCGACCACGGCCCGGTGGCCCGCTCCACCGTTGCCAGGCTCACCGGCCTCTCGCCCGCCTCGGTGACCGGGCACGTGGGGCAGCTCCTGTCCCGCGGCCTCGTCCGGCAGAGTGCGGAGACGTCCGGGCCGCGCGGGCTCGGACGTCCTCATGTGCCCCTGGAGATCGACACCTCCCGATTCCTGGTGGCCGGTGCCCACATCGCGGTCGCGCATTCGACGGTCTCGCTGATGGACCTGCGCGGCCGGGTCGTGGCCGAGGACCGAAGGCCGCACACAGGCACGAACCCTCGCCTGATCCTCGACGGACTGGCCGCCCGGCTGCCCCTGCTGACGGCCGGGCACGCGGCCGGCCGGCAGGTGCTGGCACTGGGTGTCGCCACGGGACACCGGGTGGACCCCGCTGCCGGTGTCGTCGTGGAACACCCGCACCTCGGCTGGCGCGCCGTGCCCGTACGCGAGATCATGGCCGCCGCCACCGGGCTCCCGGTCCATGTGGACAGTCATTCACGGGCGTTGGCGCGAGCCGAGCAGATGTTCGGCGAGGTGTCGACCCGGCGCAGCACGGTGCTGCTCTTCGTCGGCGCGGTCGTCGACGCGGCGTTCGCCACCTCCGGTGAACTGCACAGGGGGCCGCGCTCCGGCGCGGGCAGTGTGGCCCACCTGCCCCTGGGGGCAGGCGGATCGGGCGACGCGGAACCCTGTAGGTGCGGGCGTACCGGATGCCTGCAGTCCGAGGTGTCCGAGCGGGCCATGATCCGCCGTGCCGCCGAACAGAGCCTGTACGTGGAGTCGTTCCAGGAACTGCTGGACCACGCCATGGCCGGGGAGCCTCGCGCCGTGGCGCTGTTCCGCCGCCGCGCCCGGCTGGTGGGCAGGGCCGCGGCGCTGCTCCTGGACATGTTCGACCCTGAATGCCTGGTGGTGGTCGAGCCCGGCGCGGGCCGGCTGCCGGAATGCCTCGCCGACCTCAGGGAAGAGGTGGGGATGCGCTCCTGGGTCTGCGACGACCCGGAGGGGGCCGTCGTGCCCAGCAGCTTCACGGGAACCGTGCTGGCCACGGCGGGCGGAGCGGTGGCTCTGGACGCCCTGTACACCGACCCGCTGGGTCCGTGGCCGGCGCTGCCGGCGGTGTCCTGACCTCCACCGAATCCGGCTTTAATTCAATTCGTTGCATTGTTGACCGGCCGCACCCCGAACGGGAAGATGGATTCATGACGAGCCGACAGCGGAATTCGGAGAACGTGCCCCGAGCGGCGCGCTCCTGCCGCTCGGCCGCGCCGACGAGCGAAAGCTCCCAGCGCTCCTGTTGCCGCCCCTGTCCGGGTAATCGCTGACCCGTAAACCGTCACCGGGCGATCCGCACCCGCGAATTCTCTTTGCGCCCTGGTACTCGTGCGCCCTCGCACACTCCCGTAAGCCTTCGCGTCATCACGCACTCCCGTAAGCCTTCGCGTCATCACGCACTCCGGTAAGCCTTCGGGTGATCACGCACGCCTGCAAGCCTTCGGGTGATCACGCACGCCCGTATTCCGTCTGTCGACAGGGGAGAGACATTGACCGTCACCGTGTCCTCGTACGCCACCGTCCAGCCGTCCGGACCCGCCGCGGCCGTCCCCGGTATCGCTCCGGAGCGCTTCAAGCAGGCCTTCCGCAGGTATCCGGCGGGCGTCGTCGTCGTCACCGCCGACGCCGGTCGCGGGCCGGTGGGATTCACCGCGACCTCGCTCAGTTCGCTGTCCCTCAGCCCGCCGCTGGTCTCGTTCGGCATCGGGACCTCCACCTCGTCGTGGCCGCACATCGAACGGGCCTCCACCGCCGTCGTCAACTTCCTCGGCGTCGAACAGGAGCGGCTGGCCACCACGTTCGCCACGAGCGGCATCGACCGGTTCGCCGTCCCGACCCGCTGGCACCGCCTGCCCGGCGGGGAACCCGTTCTCGACGGTGTGGCCGGCTGGCTGCGGCTCACCGTCCAGAGCATCGTCCCGGCCGGGGACCACCGGATCGTCGTCGCCCGGGCCGAGGAGTCCTGGCTGGACGAGGGACGCAGCCCGCTGCTCTTCCATGACGGCTCCTACCACTCCATCCGCAACGCCCCCGACCAGTGATCAGGAATCGACGATGACACGCCACGACAACCGGCGGGCCCTGGCCCGGAGGTCATTCCTCGCTCTCGCGGGAGGCGCCGTACTCGGTCTTGCCGCATGCTCGCCACAGGTGAAATCCGTCGCCGGTGCTGATCCCGCCGGAGCACTTCCGTCCGGAGATCCAGCGGCGGGGACGAAGCTGAAGATCGCCGCCCGTTCGGCACAACTCCAACTGAAACCGGCAGGGCTGGCGAAGGAACTCCCCTTCACCGTCACGGAATGGCCGAACCTTTCCGCGGGGCCCGACATCATTCAGGGCTTCCGTGCGAAATCGATCGACCTGGCCGTCAATGCGGGAATTCCGCCGATCCAGGCGCACGCAATAGGTGTACAGGCGAAGATCGTCGCGGTTCAGGTCCGCCGTCATCCGCTCTACACCTTCGCGACGGCCCCCGGCTCGTCCATCAAGAGGGCCGAGGACTTCCGGGGCAAGAAGATCGGATTCTCCCAGGGCCAGGCACAGGGCGTCGTCGTCCTGCGCGCGCTGAAGGAAGCCGGGCTGAAGAATTCGGACGCCGAACTGGTCCCCCTGCCCAGCACCCAGTTCCTCACCGCGCTGCAGTCCGGGCAGGTCGACGTGGCACCCCTGGGCGAGCCGACCCTGACCAAGTACCTCGACCAGTACGGCAAGGACGGCGCCCGAGGGGTGAAGACGGAGGTCGTCGACCTGCTGACCGTGCTCTGGGCGCCGAACGAGGTCCTCAACGACCCGGAGAAGGCCAGAGCCGTACGCAGCTTCATACCGCTGTGGGCCCGCGGCCAGGTGTGGGCGTGGGAGAACCAGGACGAGTGGATCGACACGTACTACGTGAAGGACCAGGGCGTGTCGAAGGAGGACGGCCGACGCATCGTCGCCTCCCTGCACAAGCCCCAGTTCCCGGTCAGCTGGGACGAGGCCGTCGCCTGGGAGCAGGAGACCGCCGATCTGCTGACCGAGGGGGGCTTCGTACCGGCGCAGAAGGCCTCCGAACTGTTCGACCGTCGATTCGAAGGGCTGGCGGCGAAGGCCGTGGCCGCCGAGTACCGGGAGGGTTCATGACCGACCTGCTGGCGAAAGCGCGGACGACCGGGAAGGAGACGGTGGCGCCGGAGCCTGCCGGGTCCCGGACCACCGGAGGTCCGGCGCATGTCTCCAAAGGCACCCGCCGACGCCTCGGCCCCGGCCGGGCGCTGCCCTTCGGACGGCTGATCGGCCCGGCGCTGCTCGTGCTCCTGTGGTGGGCCGCCTCCGCGTCCGGCTACCTCGATCCGCGGATCCTGTCCTCGCCGGGCACGGTATTCGCCACCGCAGCCGACCTCGTCGGCACCGGCCGCCTCCAGGACAACGTCCTGATCTCGCTCCAGCGCGCCGGGCTCGGCCTGTTCTTCGGGGTGACGGCCGGGGTGATCCTGGCAGTGGCCGCCGGACTGAGCCGCAGCGGTGAGTACCTGCTGGACGGTCCGCTCCAGATCAAACGGGCCATCCCCTCGCTGGCGATGCTCCCCCTGCTGATCCTCTGGCTCGGCATCGGCGAGCAGATGAAGGTCACCGTGATCGCGCTCGGCGTCGCTGTGAACATGTACATCAACACCTACGCCTCGCTGACCGGCATCGACAGCAAGTACGTCGAACTCGCCGAAGGGCTCGACCTCAGCCGCGGGCAGTTCATCCGC includes:
- a CDS encoding endonuclease/exonuclease/phosphatase family protein, whose translation is MHIARPGSALLAGAVAVTLSVTALPAAFAAPSSSAVISEVYGGGGNSGATLTRDYIELANAGGTAFGLSGFSVQYLPGTPSAGSLWQVSALSGAVAPGGRYLVAQAAGTGGTVALPAADATGTVAMSAASGTVALVSGTTPLTCKTAAECAADTRIVDLVGYGSAVVREGSGPVTGASATASVARGTSLADTDDNATDLASGTPTPVNAAGETSGGSGPGEPGGPTEPGTVRVHDIQGTTRLSPLAGQPVTGVPGVVTGVRTSGSRGFWIQDTAPDTDPRTSEGVFVYTGSAAPNVAVGDSVLVSGKVAEYYPATGAQSLTQITAPLTTVLSSGNPLPAAVVLDASSVPDGYVPTAGGGSVEALALDPAAYALDLYESLEGSRVTMADTRVTGATTAYDEVWVTVKPRENPTRRGGTLYASYDDQNTGRLKVMSLNTSQPVPEANVGDVLSGSTTGVVDYASFGGYNVQATELGTLKDNGLKREVTRKQKRKELAVATYNVENLDAADEQDKFDTLAEGVAVSLASPDVVSLEEIQDDNGAVNDGTVGSEATLKRFTDAIVAAGGPRYSWRYVAPQDGRDGGEPGGNIRNVFLFNPERVDFVDRAGGDATTAVQAVKTKKGAALSVSPGRVNPTSTAWDSSRKPLVGEFRFRGEAVFVIANHFASKGGDQPLHARYQEPVRSSETQRVRQAAEVNTFVTSLLKADRSARVVTLGDLNDFAFSPTMEALTSGRVLRPLITTLPVGEQYSYVYDGNSQTLDHILTSPAIRRFDYDVVHINAEFADQASDHDPQIVRIDVKGGGHRH
- a CDS encoding ROK family transcriptional regulator, which codes for MTRLPAPTRSRPPRRSEISSSVHARRPSGTGSVLGAILDHGPVARSTVARLTGLSPASVTGHVGQLLSRGLVRQSAETSGPRGLGRPHVPLEIDTSRFLVAGAHIAVAHSTVSLMDLRGRVVAEDRRPHTGTNPRLILDGLAARLPLLTAGHAAGRQVLALGVATGHRVDPAAGVVVEHPHLGWRAVPVREIMAAATGLPVHVDSHSRALARAEQMFGEVSTRRSTVLLFVGAVVDAAFATSGELHRGPRSGAGSVAHLPLGAGGSGDAEPCRCGRTGCLQSEVSERAMIRRAAEQSLYVESFQELLDHAMAGEPRAVALFRRRARLVGRAAALLLDMFDPECLVVVEPGAGRLPECLADLREEVGMRSWVCDDPEGAVVPSSFTGTVLATAGGAVALDALYTDPLGPWPALPAVS
- a CDS encoding flavin reductase family protein gives rise to the protein MTVTVSSYATVQPSGPAAAVPGIAPERFKQAFRRYPAGVVVVTADAGRGPVGFTATSLSSLSLSPPLVSFGIGTSTSSWPHIERASTAVVNFLGVEQERLATTFATSGIDRFAVPTRWHRLPGGEPVLDGVAGWLRLTVQSIVPAGDHRIVVARAEESWLDEGRSPLLFHDGSYHSIRNAPDQ
- a CDS encoding ABC transporter substrate-binding protein, translated to MTRHDNRRALARRSFLALAGGAVLGLAACSPQVKSVAGADPAGALPSGDPAAGTKLKIAARSAQLQLKPAGLAKELPFTVTEWPNLSAGPDIIQGFRAKSIDLAVNAGIPPIQAHAIGVQAKIVAVQVRRHPLYTFATAPGSSIKRAEDFRGKKIGFSQGQAQGVVVLRALKEAGLKNSDAELVPLPSTQFLTALQSGQVDVAPLGEPTLTKYLDQYGKDGARGVKTEVVDLLTVLWAPNEVLNDPEKARAVRSFIPLWARGQVWAWENQDEWIDTYYVKDQGVSKEDGRRIVASLHKPQFPVSWDEAVAWEQETADLLTEGGFVPAQKASELFDRRFEGLAAKAVAAEYREGS
- a CDS encoding ABC transporter permease, with protein sequence MTDLLAKARTTGKETVAPEPAGSRTTGGPAHVSKGTRRRLGPGRALPFGRLIGPALLVLLWWAASASGYLDPRILSSPGTVFATAADLVGTGRLQDNVLISLQRAGLGLFFGVTAGVILAVAAGLSRSGEYLLDGPLQIKRAIPSLAMLPLLILWLGIGEQMKVTVIALGVAVNMYINTYASLTGIDSKYVELAEGLDLSRGQFIRKVVVPGSLPGFFVGLRLGVTSSWLGLIVVEQINATSGIGYMMFQAQQYAQSDVIIVGLVAYGIFGFASDAAVRAVERKVLSWRRTLAG